TCACGAACAAGTCCTGGCCGCCCAGGCCGTCGGGGCGCTCCACGGCCATGAGCAGGGCCTTGCCCGAAGTGGCCAGGAAGAAGTCGACGTGCTCCTTGTCGAGGTTGATGAAGTCCTTGATGTCCTGCTTCACGGGCTGCGTCCAGCCCATGCGGGTGCGCTTGCTGAGGCTGCAGCCCTGCGGGTCGATGGTGCCGTCGCGGTTGTAGATGTTGATGACGATGGCGCTCTGGCCGTTGGCCGACACCGAGGCCAGGCCGTTGGGGTCGTCGGGGGTGTTAATGGGGCCGCCGATGTTTTTGGCCTTGCTCCAGGTTTTGTTGCGGCCGCTCACCAGCGTGGAGTAGTACACGTCCTGCGGGTCGCGGCCGCCGCCCACGTTTTCGGGCATGCTTTGGCGGGCGAAGTAGAGGGTGCGGCCGTCGGGCGAAATCACGGGGTGGGTGTCCACGTAGCGCGTGTTCACGTTCGGCCCCAGGTTCACCAGCGAAGAGTCGAACTGGCTCGACTTGATGGCATCGGGGCCCTTGGGGGCGTCGAAGGCCTGCTTCACCATGGTGGAGGCCACATCGGCGATGCCGATGGCGTCAATCTGGTTCACGCCTTCCACCTTGGCGGTGTTCATGTACACTTTCACGCCCAGGGTGCGGTAGTCGGCCGGCGGGAAGCGCACTTCCAGCGTGCGGAAGGCCTCGGGCAGCGGGCCGGGGTTGTCGTTGGTATACACCTCGTGGTGCTCGCCCTTGGTGTCCACCAGCTCCACCTTGGTGATGGAGCCCGGATTGAAGTTCTCCACGATGGTGACCTGCTGCGCCTGAATGGAGCGGGCAAAGCGCACTTCGATGAACTCATTGGGCCCTTCCTTGCGCGGAATCCAGGCGTCGTTGCTGATTTGGCCCAGCGGCAGGGCGTTGGGCACGCCCAGCACCTGGTTGGGCGAGAAGGGCTCTTTGCCTTCGGCTTTGTAGGACGAAACCGCTACGAGGCGAGCGGCCCACTGCACGTGTTGGGCGGCAGCCGGCGCGGCCGCCAGCAGCATCGTGGCGGGCACGGCCAGCAGCAAATTCCGGATAAGATAATTATTCATAGTATCGGCAGCATGAAAACGTAACAACAGCGCTAAGTCTGACAAATAACGGGATTTGCAACGGAACCGGGAAGCAGTTTTGCACAGCTAACCTAACGAAAAAGGATTTGCGGAGCCTCCCAAGCGAATGTATTACCTTCCCGATACGGTTCCGCGAGGCAGCATTTCGGGGGCCGCCTATTCGTGGCAATTCCAGTGTTTTCGGTGCGTGAGCGGGCGTTTGGAGCGGGTAACTGCCCCGGATTTTGGCGCGCCAGTGCGGCATTGGTTTTATTGTTTTTCCTAGTAGGTAGTTTTTCGGGCCGGGCCCAGGTGCTGGTGGGCGCCACGCCGTTTGGGCCGGTGTTCAGCGGCCTGCGGCCGGCCGGGGCCGACACCGCCTTGTTTCTGCTGGCCCGGGCCCGGCGGGTGGGCGTGAGCACCTTCGTGCAAACCACCGGCGCCCGCGGCTACCTGCAGCTGGGGCCGCGCCAGCAGCTGCGCTACCGCGTGGGCACCGACATGATTTACGACTCGCGCGGCACGCCGCCCTTTGTGCGCGAGGACTACGGCGCCGACGTGGCCCACGTCTTCGTCCTCGACGCCGCCAACCACTGGCAGCTGGGCCAGCAGCTGCACTACGACCAGAGCCGCGCCAACGCCACCCGCACCGGCCTGTGGCTGGGCCGCCTGGGCTACCAGCGCCGCCTGCGCCCCGCGGGGTCGGCCGACTCGCTTTCCCAGCTGCACCTCACGGTGCTGGGCGGCCTGGCCACTGACCGCCGCAACGGCCGCAACGACGCCGGCGTGGCCTACGGCTTCGACGCGGCGGCGCTGTATTTCCTCAACGGCACCGCGGCGCCGCCGCTGGCCCTGCGCGTGCTGGGCACCCGCTCGCGGCTGGGCCCGCGCACCATGCAGCGGCTGGTGGCCGAAGCCACCGGCGAGCAGGCCTTCATGGCCGATGCGCCCGTGACGGTGCAGGGCCGGCTGGGCTACCGCACCAACCGCGCCGAGGACTACCTGCTGGGCTCGGTGCAGCGCATTCAGTCCGACACGGTGCTGGCCCAGGCCGGGGCCACCTACAAGGTGAACGACTATGCCACCCTGCGCTCCGACAACAGCGTGCTGCTGCCCACGCGCGCCTTCCTGTACCGGCGCCTGAGCGAGGGCGCCGACACGCTGCAGGACGTGGGCTACCGCCAGCGCGAGCTCGACACGCGGCAGGAGCTGCGCTTTGGCCGGCCCCGGCTGCAGGCCAGCATCGTGTTCAACTACCGGGAGCGCACCCGCGCCTACTACCTCGACAACTCGCGCCGGCTGAGCGCCCCGCGCCTGGCCGCCGCCCTCAGCCGCGAGCAGGTGAAGGACATCACCGAGCAAACCACGCTCTGG
This DNA window, taken from Hymenobacter sp. 5317J-9, encodes the following:
- a CDS encoding OmpA family protein, whose amino-acid sequence is MNNYLIRNLLLAVPATMLLAAAPAAAQHVQWAARLVAVSSYKAEGKEPFSPNQVLGVPNALPLGQISNDAWIPRKEGPNEFIEVRFARSIQAQQVTIVENFNPGSITKVELVDTKGEHHEVYTNDNPGPLPEAFRTLEVRFPPADYRTLGVKVYMNTAKVEGVNQIDAIGIADVASTMVKQAFDAPKGPDAIKSSQFDSSLVNLGPNVNTRYVDTHPVISPDGRTLYFARQSMPENVGGGRDPQDVYYSTLVSGRNKTWSKAKNIGGPINTPDDPNGLASVSANGQSAIVINIYNRDGTIDPQGCSLSKRTRMGWTQPVKQDIKDFINLDKEHVDFFLATSGKALLMAVERPDGLGGQDLFVSFPVPETPNTWTKPKSLGRTVNTEKSDFAPFLAADEKTLYFASDGRGGYGKSDIFYTKRLDDSWTNWSTPRNLGPVVNSPDFDAYYTISAAGQDAYLVSSRNGIDNSKDIFRISLAPAFQPEVVTLVTGQVLDVNTKKPIRAIIHYENLLTGEEIGVTETDPRDGSYTIVLPSGVQYGMRAEAKGYISENASLDVTAKDKYSEQKEDLFLVPFDVGQTVKLNNIFFQQSKYYLTTTSYPELARLIRILKEYPSVEIKISGHTDNQGDPALNLKLSVDRVNEVKKYLVSHGINGGRITTEGFGGSKPIASNDQEETRAKNRRVEFTITKK